A single region of the Streptomyces sp. ITFR-16 genome encodes:
- a CDS encoding cupin domain-containing protein, translating into MTETSTQIQDEDTVRGELVAALREAGIAIHQPTDPPLFTRTPEPAMVPMHWRWDDLEEFLKRLGEVVALSPGSARRTLRLANPGLQYGTTPTFWASIQYILPGEVATAHRHTASAFRFVMQGTGCSTTVEGENYEMNEGDLVLTPNWSWHDHVHEGPEPMIWLDVLDVSLMRSLENVFFDPYETDTQPVGPEPEKSWREYGSGLLRPVGPAPRRTTNPLLVYANEQTLGALERAKGLVADPADDVILEYQDPTSGGPVLPAMSMKAQILRAGFDGVAHRHSGSKVYWVVEGAGTMYVDGRRFDWGKGDFLAVPPWATVRHSNPHGSDARLFRVDDSAVLRALNVYHEEVVGDGATAKAER; encoded by the coding sequence ATGACAGAGACCTCGACCCAAATCCAGGATGAGGACACCGTGCGCGGGGAGTTGGTCGCGGCCCTGCGGGAGGCGGGGATCGCGATCCACCAGCCCACGGACCCCCCGCTTTTTACCCGCACTCCCGAACCGGCCATGGTGCCGATGCACTGGCGCTGGGACGACCTGGAGGAGTTCTTGAAGAGGCTGGGTGAGGTCGTCGCCCTGAGTCCGGGTAGCGCTCGACGCACCCTCCGGCTGGCCAACCCTGGGCTCCAGTACGGCACCACACCCACCTTCTGGGCCTCGATCCAGTACATCCTCCCCGGTGAGGTGGCCACCGCGCACCGGCATACCGCGTCCGCGTTCCGGTTCGTCATGCAGGGGACCGGGTGCAGCACCACGGTTGAGGGCGAGAACTACGAGATGAACGAGGGCGACCTCGTGCTCACGCCGAACTGGTCCTGGCATGACCATGTGCACGAGGGTCCCGAGCCGATGATCTGGCTCGACGTGCTCGACGTGTCGCTGATGCGTTCGCTGGAGAACGTGTTCTTCGACCCGTACGAGACCGACACCCAGCCCGTCGGCCCCGAGCCCGAGAAGTCCTGGAGGGAGTACGGGTCAGGCCTGCTGCGTCCGGTCGGACCGGCACCGCGCAGGACGACGAACCCGCTCCTGGTCTACGCGAACGAGCAGACCCTGGGGGCACTGGAGCGGGCCAAGGGACTCGTCGCCGACCCGGCCGACGACGTCATCCTCGAATACCAGGACCCCACCTCGGGCGGTCCGGTGCTGCCTGCGATGTCGATGAAGGCCCAGATCCTGCGTGCGGGCTTCGATGGTGTGGCGCACCGGCACAGCGGCAGCAAGGTCTACTGGGTGGTCGAGGGCGCCGGCACGATGTACGTGGACGGTCGGCGGTTCGACTGGGGCAAGGGTGACTTCCTGGCCGTGCCACCGTGGGCCACGGTCCGCCACAGTAATCCCCACGGCTCGGACGCGCGGCTGTTCCGGGTCGACGACAGCGCCGTGCTGCGCGCGCTGAACGTCTACCACGAAGAGGTAGTCGGCGACGGCGCGACAGCGAAGGCAGAACGATGA
- a CDS encoding FAD-dependent oxidoreductase: MAKSSDAPVVVLGGGLAGYSAAIEAAERGARVLLIDKAAEPGGSTLRSGGSFAFAGTDLQAANGIEDSDDLLRRDLLRGGGEQSDPQLVDLYVRRQLAAYHWLKRCGVDFDGVSLSGNQSVPRSHGVDIGRSHALIRAAATAHHSVTELLATTTEALTQENGRIVGVVTRDSDGTATERPARAVVLATGGFARSRRAISTFAPQLSNARRMGGEHNTGDGMYLAMSVGADLADVGTIKATFGVTADVPGMPPNPTLLNALYRGGIVVNSRAERFVDESISYKLIGGVCLQQPGGLGVQIFDEQVMEQTIPGKLVNNYRGALEQGYLLQADSIRKLAVAAGLDPVALAATVDGYNDAVRSTGDTDFGRTHLSSGYGELPLINQAPYYAYPTTAGLTSTYGGLRVDVEMRVAHVLGGTVPGLYAAGEIVGGFHGNAYMSGSSLGKSVIFGRAAGRGAADTPM; the protein is encoded by the coding sequence ATGGCAAAGAGTAGCGATGCACCAGTGGTCGTCCTCGGCGGAGGACTGGCCGGCTACAGCGCCGCGATCGAAGCGGCGGAGCGGGGAGCGCGCGTACTCCTCATCGATAAAGCCGCCGAACCGGGTGGCAGCACCCTGCGCAGCGGCGGCTCGTTCGCCTTCGCCGGCACCGACCTCCAGGCCGCAAACGGCATCGAGGACAGCGATGACCTGCTGCGCCGGGATCTGTTGAGGGGCGGGGGCGAGCAGTCGGACCCTCAGCTCGTCGACCTGTATGTCCGGCGCCAGCTTGCGGCCTATCACTGGCTCAAACGCTGCGGAGTCGATTTCGACGGAGTGAGCCTGAGCGGTAACCAGTCCGTACCGCGCTCGCACGGTGTCGACATCGGCCGCTCCCACGCGCTCATCAGGGCCGCGGCAACGGCCCACCATTCCGTCACCGAACTGCTCGCCACCACGACCGAGGCGCTTACACAGGAAAACGGCCGGATCGTCGGCGTGGTCACGCGTGACAGCGACGGCACCGCGACCGAGCGCCCCGCCCGGGCGGTCGTCCTCGCCACTGGTGGCTTCGCCCGGAGCAGACGGGCCATCTCCACATTCGCCCCGCAGCTGAGCAACGCCCGGCGCATGGGCGGTGAGCACAACACCGGCGACGGGATGTACCTGGCCATGTCCGTCGGTGCGGACCTGGCCGACGTAGGCACCATCAAAGCCACCTTCGGCGTCACAGCCGACGTACCGGGTATGCCTCCGAATCCGACCCTCCTGAACGCGCTGTACCGGGGCGGCATCGTGGTCAACAGCAGGGCTGAGCGGTTCGTCGACGAATCGATCTCCTACAAGCTCATCGGCGGGGTCTGTCTTCAGCAGCCCGGCGGTCTCGGCGTCCAGATCTTCGACGAACAGGTCATGGAGCAGACGATTCCCGGCAAGCTGGTCAACAACTACCGGGGGGCGCTGGAGCAGGGGTACCTCCTGCAAGCCGACTCGATCAGGAAACTGGCCGTCGCGGCAGGCCTGGACCCCGTCGCCCTGGCCGCGACCGTCGACGGTTACAACGACGCCGTCCGGTCCACCGGCGACACGGACTTCGGGCGCACCCATCTCTCCAGCGGCTACGGCGAGCTGCCCCTGATCAACCAGGCCCCCTATTACGCGTACCCCACCACCGCCGGGCTGACCAGCACCTACGGCGGACTGCGGGTGGACGTGGAGATGCGCGTGGCCCACGTGCTCGGCGGAACGGTGCCCGGCCTGTACGCGGCGGGCGAGATCGTCGGCGGCTTCCACGGCAACGCCTATATGAGCGGGTCGTCACTCGGCAAGAGCGTGATCTTCGGGCGGGCCGCCGGTCGCGGCGCGGCCGACACCCCGATGTGA
- a CDS encoding MBL fold metallo-hydrolase, which yields MDAPGRGCRDNHDACADGESGFLPGRRALAKWTPGHTSGHLCFVLPDDEVVFTGDHLLPRISPNIGSYSLRPDDILGTYLDSLHGLADALGESSHAEVLPGHE from the coding sequence GTGGATGCGCCGGGCCGGGGCTGCCGGGATAACCATGATGCCTGTGCGGACGGTGAGAGCGGTTTCCTGCCGGGCCGGCGGGCGCTGGCGAAGTGGACGCCGGGCCATACGTCGGGGCACCTGTGCTTCGTGCTGCCGGACGATGAGGTGGTGTTCACCGGCGACCATCTGCTGCCGCGGATCTCGCCGAACATTGGCAGCTATTCGCTGCGGCCCGACGACATCCTGGGCACGTACCTGGACTCGCTCCATGGCCTTGCCGACGCGCTGGGCGAGTCGTCCCATGCCGAGGTGCTGCCGGGACACGAGTAG
- a CDS encoding IS3 family transposase (programmed frameshift) yields MVMKNYPPEFKADAVALYESRPEATIRSVAADLGINPETLRNWVRAAGVSRPRGRRTQEPAQPPVPLEAENAALRKKVRELEEEREILRKAAKYFAGGDALVNRFQCVADLQRRHGVKRLCRILGVSRSSFYYWQRTAADRAARQVADARLAARIRAVHQESDGTYGAPRITAELREENGVAVNHKRVARIMRASGIQGIRLRRRHRTTVSDPAAAKAPDLIGRDFTADKPNTKYVGDITYLPVAGGKFCYLATVIDLASRRLVGWAIADHMRADLVTDALAAAIRTRGSLAGSIMHTDHGAQYTSRSFAEACRSAGVRRSMSAVGSSADNALAESFNATFKRETLQGRKSWPTEREARLDAFRWLHRYNTRRRHSRLGQRPPITFENALRHTPTTLAQAA; encoded by the exons GTGGTCATGAAGAACTACCCGCCGGAGTTCAAGGCGGACGCGGTCGCGCTGTACGAGTCGCGGCCGGAAGCGACGATCAGGTCGGTCGCGGCCGATCTGGGGATCAACCCGGAGACCCTGCGGAACTGGGTGAGGGCAGCCGGGGTGAGCCGTCCCCGAGGACGACGGACGCAAGAACCGGCCCAGCCGCCGGTACCGCTGGAGGCGGAGAACGCCGCCTTGCGAAAGAAGGTCCGCGAGTTGGAGGAGGAACGGGAGATCCTGCGGAAGGCGGCGAAGTATTTCGCCGGGG GAGACGCGCTGGTGAACCGCTTCCAGTGTGTCGCCGACCTCCAGCGCCGTCACGGCGTGAAGCGGCTCTGCAGGATCCTCGGCGTCAGCCGCTCGAGCTTCTACTACTGGCAACGGACAGCCGCTGACCGGGCCGCCCGGCAGGTGGCCGACGCCCGCCTGGCAGCCCGGATACGGGCGGTGCACCAGGAATCGGACGGCACCTACGGAGCCCCGAGGATCACCGCCGAGCTCCGCGAGGAGAACGGTGTCGCGGTCAACCACAAGCGCGTCGCCAGGATCATGCGGGCGTCCGGGATCCAAGGGATCCGGTTGCGGCGCCGGCACCGCACCACCGTCTCTGACCCGGCCGCGGCCAAGGCCCCGGACCTGATCGGCCGCGACTTCACCGCGGACAAGCCGAACACGAAGTACGTCGGTGACATCACCTACCTGCCCGTCGCCGGCGGGAAGTTCTGCTACCTGGCGACCGTCATCGACCTCGCATCGCGCCGTCTCGTCGGCTGGGCGATCGCCGACCACATGCGCGCGGATCTCGTCACCGACGCCCTGGCCGCGGCGATCCGCACCCGCGGCAGCCTTGCCGGATCGATCATGCACACCGACCACGGAGCCCAGTACACGAGCAGGAGTTTCGCCGAAGCCTGCAGGTCAGCAGGGGTGCGGCGAAGTATGAGCGCGGTCGGGTCCAGCGCGGACAACGCACTCGCCGAGTCCTTCAACGCGACCTTCAAACGCGAGACCCTGCAAGGACGAAAGAGCTGGCCGACCGAGCGCGAGGCCCGACTCGACGCCTTCCGATGGCTCCACCGCTACAACACCCGACGCCGACACTCCCGCCTCGGACAACGACCACCGATCACCTTCGAAAACGCCCTCCGCCACACACCAACTACGCTGGCACAAGCCGCATAA